A window of bacterium genomic DNA:
GCGGTTCAGCCTGGGCTGCGCCAAAGAGCAGGACGGTGACACGAATGGCGCGGCCGAGGACTACCTGGCCCTGTACCTGGACAGTCAAAGCCCCTACCAGCTCGCCGCTCTGACCCGCCTGACCCGTATCTACGGCGGCGGGACCAGCGAGCGGGCGGGCCAGTGGCGCACCCGTCAGGCCGAGGCTTGCGACGGCACGGTGTTCGACCCGGCCTGGGTCCGTCCCGAAAGCGCCGTTTCGGCTAAATCCGGGGCGCATTCCGCCAAGCCGGAACCCGCCGCCTCGGCTCAGGCGCCTGCCTCGTCAGCCTCCGGCGGCTGGAGCCTTCAACTGGGGGCGTTCTCCGGCGCCGCGCGCGCCAACACCATGGCTGAGGAAATCCGCCGCCGCACCGGCCTGTCGCCGGTGGTCGTGCAGGTGGCCGGCAGCCGCCTCTACCGTGTCCGCCTGACCGGCTTCGGCTCCAAGGCCGACTGCCGGTCCTCCGAGGCGACCCTGAAAAAGCAGCGTATCAAGTACGAGGTCATCGAACCGGGAGACTGAGCCGTCATGGCCGATGAAACCCCGCTCATGCAGCAATATCAGCGGATCAAGGCCGAGCACCAGGGCGAAATCCTGCTGTTCCGGATGGGCGATTTCTACGAGATGTTCTCGGAGGACGCCAAGCTGGGCTCGAAGATCCTGGGGCTGACCCTCACCTCGCGCAACAACGGGGCGGCCGGGCGCGTGCCCCTGGCCGGGGTGCCGGTCAAGGCCGTGGAGGGCTATATCGCCAGGCTGGTGGCCGCTGGCTGCAAGGTGGCGATCTGCGAGCAGATGGAGGACCCCAAAAAGGCCAAGATAATAGTCAAGCGCCAGGTGACCGAGGTCCTCACCCCGGGCACGGTGATGACCGAGAACCTGCTCGAGGCCACCAGCAACAGTTTCCTGGCCTGCGCCCAGCGGGCGGGCGAGCGCGCCGCCCTGGCCTGGCTCGACCTGACCACCGGGGAATTCTTCCTTGCCAGCTTGCCACTGGCCCG
This region includes:
- a CDS encoding SPOR domain-containing protein; amino-acid sequence: MTARICAPAIFFALLAALVPPRSAAAQDMLTVARTQMAAGMTADARVIVESSLNSSADPERARLYRALLTAPADSALGRLLELASQGGKSAATQEALERLGDLAYMRGQYSEAATRYQSAADRAADPEASRRAMAKRARAELHLGQAKSAARTLRQAAALGEEANRGMLRFSLGCAKEQDGDTNGAAEDYLALYLDSQSPYQLAALTRLTRIYGGGTSERAGQWRTRQAEACDGTVFDPAWVRPESAVSAKSGAHSAKPEPAASAQAPASSASGGWSLQLGAFSGAARANTMAEEIRRRTGLSPVVVQVAGSRLYRVRLTGFGSKADCRSSEATLKKQRIKYEVIEPGD